The stretch of DNA TACGAAGGCGGCGACATCCGCTCCAGATGGTCCCGGCAGGACGATCCCCACATTAGCGGAAAGACggggttgttgttgataAAGATAAGATATCCCATCCACGGACATACATAGATCAGGACAGCGCAGCATGAGGGTGAGTACTCCCCTTATCcaaacagcagcagctcatAGCAACTACAGATCGCTATCCAAGGTTGCTCCCATGGCAGTCTCGCCCAGATATACGACGTCGTCAACTACTACTCGTCCCAAACAAAGAACCCTATAGACCTCTTGCTCCTCTGCGGCGACTTCCAAGCTCTGCGATCGAAACATGATTACGCTTCTCTTGCCGTACCAGCTAAATTCAAGCAGCTTGGATCATTCCATCAGTATTACTCTGGTGAACGGGTCGCGCCTGTCTTGACAATCGTGATCGGCGGTAACCACGAGGCAAGTAATTATATGTGGGAGCTGTACCACGGCGGATGGCTAGCTCCTAGCATATATTATCTTGGAGCGGCTGGTAGTGTTTATATGAACGGGCTGAGGATTGTGGGTGCGAGTGGGATTTATAAGGGATTCGACTACCGGAAGGGTGAGTGTCCTCAATGCCTTGTTACTCCTACTCGCTAAGCATGCGTAGGTCACTTTGAGAAGGTGCCTTACAATGATAAGGAACTGAGAAGTATATATCATATACGCGAGTACGATGTGGAAAAGCTCATGCATGTAAGTCACTTCGCTGCCAGGTATCCCACTGCTAACCCAATCCCAGTTAACACCAAGTCCTAGCACCATCTTCTTATCTCATGACTGGCCAACCACAATAGCTCACCATGGTAACAAGAACGCTCTGCTCAAACGCAAGCCCTTCTTCCGGGACGAAGTaagtcatcttcttctgcataAATCATCGGAAAGCTGACCGCTCGAAGATTGAAAAGAACACTCTTGGTTCACCGCCCCTCTTACGACTAATGAACCATTTCCAACCCTCTTACTGGTTCTCAGCCCATTTACATGTCAAGTTTGCAGCTCTGTACGAACATCAGGCCCCTAGCCATGGTCCGGATGTTGATGGTGGCGCCCCCTTACCTTTACCGGCAATGTCAACGGCGATAGCTCAGACTGGTAATAACCCAGATGAGATACAAATcgatgaggagatggatgagggGAACCCCGATGAGATTattgttgaggatgagggtgaagaggtTATCGTTAGACCGAGACAGGTCAATCCAGATGAGATTGTAATGGATGACGACGAGTTTGACGATCCTCCGCCCGCGGTCCCTCAACCCTTACCCATTACAACCAGCAGTGTTGTCAATCCAGAAGAAATAACCATATCAGACGAAGAATTCGATGCTCCTATGGCTGTCTCTCAAACCCCTCAGCCCCTCCCCCCTACCAGAGCCAACGCCTCCAACCCTGAAGAAATAGCCATCTCGGACGACGAATTCGATGACCCTGCTCCTGTGGCGCAACCTCTTACCGCGATTGATGAATCGACCGACCTCATTGCCCAATCCCGTTCTAATCCATCCCATCCACATGTTGCTGGTACCATAGCCCCTCCCGCTTCTGACTCTACTGCACCGCGTGTAATGCAAGAAGCGCGACAAGAGCAGCAGAAATGGGAGCTGCACGGCGGGAAAGGAATGGAGGGCGTGACCAAGTTTCTGGCATTGGACAAGTGTGGACCTGGTAAAGACCATATGCAAGTatgtcatcatcacccaTTTTTTCGGTTGATTATATCTTTAAACTAATGATGGTTTGAAATAGTTCCTTGAGATCCCAGACCCTTCCCCACCCGCAATCCCAGGACCTCCAAGGTTAACGTACGACCCCGAATGGCTAGCGATATCCCGTGCTTTCCACCCATACCTCTCAACCTCATATCAGCCCATCCCCCTCCCATCGCCCGACGTACTTGAGCAGATGGTGAAGGATGAAGTGACAAGgatcaaggaagaagggttgcTCGTTCCTGCtgttcaagaagaaggtgcgGTCGAGGGGCAAGAGGGGTTAGTATGggaaaagggcaaggtGGACGTTGGAAGAGTGCAAAGGTTTTGGTGGACTGCGCCACCTGAAGGACATCCGGGTGGAAATGACGGTAAGTCTTTGTTACATAAGCTGTCCCTGGAACGGTTAGTGGACAACTGTGCTAACGAGAGAGCTTGTAGCTGCATGGTATACAAATCCGCAGACAGAGGCGTTCTGCGGAATGTTGGGTGTCCAGAACAAGATCAACCCTCCGGTGAACAGATCATAAAAATCTAATGGCGAGAACATGGCCCACGCACGACGCGTCTAAAGTTCTCGGCTTGACGGAAAACGAgatatgaagaagattatgTGTATCATGCTTTTACAACCAATGTGCCGTGTATGTATTATGCTACTTCCTCAGTAACGAGTCGGCGACCATGGCAAGCTAGTCCAGGCTTAAGGAGAGACGCGTTGAGGACAGAATTCGCCATCCACGGTTGTAAACGAAATGTTGCAAAGTGGGCTGCGAAAAAAGAGCCAGGCCCTAGATCGACTAGAACGACTGCGGATTCCGAAGTCAAATCTTAATTCTTGGATCTTGAGTTATCTTAAAAATCTATAATTTATTTAAATTTTTAGAGAAGACAAAATCTTGAAATTCACCACTGCTCAAAGAGAAGCGTATAGGGGCAGACGAATGCAAGCAAGAAGCatgaaagatgaaagacGCAATCCTTGAAAGATAAACagcagaaagaagaggtggtaATATGGTAATAACTAGACGATTTATTCATTCATCATATATAACATCAAGTAAGGAGCGAACACCGAAGTAAAAATAACAGATTGTCCATACAAGTGATTAAAGATCTATCACTTGCGAGATTTCACACAAGATTACTCAGGGGCTGCGGTCATAACTGAACAAAAAAATCTTAAATCTATGGAAGGGTCATGAGATGTTTAGGCAAGGGCGAGGACACCAGCGACGGCGAGGACGACAGAGGCGACACCCGCAGAAGCAGTGAGAGAAGCACCGGAAGACTAGATGACGCGTCAGGATATGCAATAAAACATGTCGGATCAACTTACAGTGTTGGGGAGAGTAGAGTTGGAtccagaagcagaagcagaagcagaagagcCAGAGGAGGCAGCACTGGTGGCAGCACTGGCGCTGGaggcggcggtggtggcAACCACGGTGGCAGAGGTGCTGCTAGAGCTCGCGCTGGAAGCAGCAGAGCtagaggaggaagcggaagaggaagagcttgaagaagcagaggaagaagagtcgcCGTCGGAGGTAATGTTGAACTGTTCAGACTGGGCGAGGATACCAGAGTTTTTCGCGTCAGTAGAGACCAAATTGATCTGGAAGGCAACACCGGTGGGCCAAGCGCCATCTGGGTAGGTGACGGTCGCAGAGTTGGTTGTACCAGTGTCGCCGGTGGATTGGTTGGCGACGAGGGTGACAGGAGAGTTGGTAAGGTAGCCGGCCTAAATGATGAGGTCAGTGCACGTTCGCTGACTGGACGCGAAATCTGAAGGGTGGCGAAGGCGGCACGAGCACAAAGGATGCAGATGGGGACAATGTAATATCGACCAGCCATGCTTTATCCCAATGACTACGCTGTGCCACCCCCGCCTCGACGCGTCCGCAAAAATTACTCACCTGGTTGACCAACTGGATCTCAAAGCTGGTGGGGTCAGTGTCGACAGCTTTCCACTCAACAGTCTGAGAGCCGCTGGACTCCCAGACAGTGTCCTTGGTAGGAGACTCCACGCTGATGGCGTtggagagggcgagggaaGCGAGGAAAGACGCGATGATGGCGGCAGAGTGCATTGTGTAAAGTGGGCttgtgtgtgtgtgttAGAGTGAAAGTTGGAGTTGAGAGCTGAAAGAGCGAAGTTGGTTGTTTATAAAGCTTTTTGGCGGAGACTGAAATGCAAGGAGAGGCgatggaaaaaaagaagggagagacgAGGAATAGCAGTGCTTTTAAAAGGGCAACGAGAAAATACAACGCACGGACGGCGGGAGCACGCGCGGAAACTCGAAAACAACGCGTCTCCAGGGCACGGCTGTCCCTGACACCTGAGCTTTGCCGCGATTCAGGGTTCTTCCCTGTTTATTTGCTCCCGCTGGGCAGCCCCGGCACACGCCGACGCGCTAAGAGGACGCAAAAAGCTACTCCTCTTCTGTAATACGGAGCGACCAAGCGACGAGCAATGGCGGACTGATGGGCACCG from Cryptococcus neoformans var. neoformans B-3501A chromosome 7, whole genome shotgun sequence encodes:
- a CDS encoding hypothetical protein (HMMPfam hit to DBR1, Lariat debranching enzyme, C-terminal domain, score: 53.1, E(): 7.8e-13; HMMPfam hit to Metallophos, Calcineurin-like phosphoesterase, score: 52.3, E(): 1.3e-12); the encoded protein is MRIAIQGCSHGSLAQIYDVVNYYSSQTKNPIDLLLLCGDFQALRSKHDYASLAVPAKFKQLGSFHQYYSGERVAPVLTIVIGGNHEASNYMWELYHGGWLAPSIYYLGAAGSVYMNGLRIVGASGIYKGFDYRKGHFEKVPYNDKELRSIYHIREYDVEKLMHLTPSPSTIFLSHDWPTTIAHHGNKNALLKRKPFFRDENTLGSPPLLRLMNHFQPSYWFSAHLHVKFAALYEHQAPSHGPDVDGGAPLPLPAMSTAIAQTGNNPDEIQIDEEMDEGNPDEIIVEDEGEEVIVRPRQVNPDEIVMDDDEFDDPPPAVPQPLPITTSSVVNPEEITISDEEFDAPMAVSQTPQPLPPTRANASNPEEIAISDDEFDDPAPVAQPLTAIDESTDLIAQSRSNPSHPHVAGTIAPPASDSTAPRVMQEARQEQQKWELHGGKGMEGVTKFLALDKCGPGKDHMQFLEIPDPSPPAIPGPPRLTYDPEWLAISRAFHPYLSTSYQPIPLPSPDVLEQMVKDEVTRIKEEGLLVPAVQEEGAVEGQEGLVWEKGKVDVGRVQRFWWTAPPEGHPGGNDAAWYTNPQTEAFCGMLGVQNKINPPVNRS
- a CDS encoding hypothetical protein (Match to ESTs gb|CF194257.1|CF194257, gb|CF194059.1|CF194059, gb|CF193006.1|CF193006); amino-acid sequence: MHSAAIIASFLASLALSNAISVESPTKDTVWESSGSQTVEWKAVDTDPTSFEIQLVNQAGYLTNSPVTLVANQSTGDTGTTNSATVTYPDGAWPTGVAFQINLVSTDAKNSGILAQSEQFNITSDGDSSSSASSSSSSSASSSSSAASSASSSSTSATVVATTAASSASAATSAASSGSSASASASGSNSTLPNTSSGASLTASAGVASVVLAVAGVLALA